Part of the Marinicella rhabdoformis genome is shown below.
TTGTGCTTGCGCAGTTGTAACAGCTGCCTTTTGGCCTCTTCACCCAAGTTCAAAAAATCACTGACGATAAAAACCAAACTGCCTGGTCGGATTACGGTGCGCATTTGCTTCAAAGCTTGGTCTAAATTTTCTTGTTGTTCTGCTTTGTTTTCTACTTTTGGTATGCGAACTGAAGTCTTGAGTACATGCGACATCATTGCCATCATGCCTCGCTTTCCCGGTGTGGCTTTAACGATGTGCGTGCCATGGATGCCATAGGTCAATACACCGATGCGGTCACCATTTTGTATTGATGACCAGCCGAAGAATGCAGCGATTTCACTCGCTAAAACCATTTTGAATTTAGATTTGGTGCCAAAAAACATCGACGCATTGCTGTCCAAAATCACATAAGTCGGGCGTTCGCGCTCTTCTTGAAACAACTTGGTGTGTGCATCACCTGTACGCGCTGTCACGCGCCAATCCATGTTTCGGATGTCATCACCTGCCTGATATATGCGCGACTCTAAATAGTCCATACCACGACCACGAAAACGCGAATCATGCAAACCGGAGATGGCCGATGAGGCTTTTTTCATTCGAGCCATGCCTAATTGTCTGGCATGGTGGCGTGTGTTGACCATGGTTTTGGCCATCACATCTATCGCTGGGTTTTGTCCCTTGGTTGCTTCTTTTTTGGCGTTTTGGCTCATTGATTCAATGCTGAATTAAGGCAAAGGCACAATCGCCAACAACTGATCAATCACTTCATCTGCGGTGTGGCCTTCGGCCTCAGCCTCAAAAGACAAAATGATTCTGTGGCGCAGTACATCATGAATCACCGCATGGATGTCTTCAGGTAACATGTGATCTCGACCTTCTAAAAAGGCGTGAGCACGGGCACAACGATCCAAGGCAATGGTCGCCCGAGGTGAACCGCCAAAGTCAATTTGTTCTGCCAATTGGGCATCGTATTTACCCGGATTTCTTGTCGCTAGAATCAACTCAACCAAATATTTCTCAAGGTTTTCAGCAACAAACAAATTCAAAATGTGTTTTTGAGCAGCAAAAATCTGCTCTTGAGTCAGCAGTTCCTCATGCTTCACTTTATCTGACATTTCTGCCAAATCTTTCCTTTGAGCCAGCTTCAAAATATCCAGCTCAGTATCCGCTTCAGGATAGTCAATCGTCACATGCATCAAAAAACGATCCAATTGCGCTTCAGGTAATGGGTAAGTACCTTCCTGCTCAATCGGGTTCTGAGTCGCCATTACCAGGAATAATTCAGGCAAGTTATAAGTGGTTTTACCGACCGTGATTTGTTGTTCACCCATCGCTTCAAGCAAGGCCGACTGTACTTTGGCTGGTGCTCGGTTGACCTCATCGGCCAATACCAAATTATGGAACAAAGGGCCTTTTTGAAACTCAAAAGTAGCCGACTGGGCATGGTAAACATCGGTTCCGGTTAAGTCAGCAGGCAACAAATCTGGGGTGAATTGGATGCGGTGAAAGTTGCCGTCTATACATTCTGATAACACTTTAATGGCGGTGGTTTTCGCTAAACCGGGCGCGCCTTCAACCAATAAATGACCATGTGATAACAAGGCCATCAAAAGGCGATCAACCAGTTTTTGCTGTCCTAGAATTTGTGTGCCTATGGCTTGTCTGATGTTTTGAAAGGCTTGTGTTAATTGTTCTGTGCTTTGTTCCATAATTCACCTGATTTTGGGTAACGGCTTTGACTGAGATTGCTTATGATAGTTCCGGTCAAAAAAAATTCAAGACCAAATACTTCTTTCGACACCCTGTCATTCCAATGACAAGCATTATAAACGCTGATAATTTATTCGGATGTGTCAAAAGTAGTGAATGTATTGGCCAATCAGCAATTTCCCCTATAATGAACCTTTTTTTAATGCTTGGCATCATGAAACCATCACATTTATTACGTAAAATCCATAAGTGGATAGGGCTGATTATCGGCATTCAGATTTTATTGTGGTTTGTCAGTGGTTTGGTCATGACATGGTTTGATATTGACACCGTGCATGGTGATCATTTATTGAAAGAGCAAAAACACGCGCAACTTGCTAACTTGAGCCAAAGCCTTTCTGAATACCCAGACAAAGATGAAACCATCCTTTACGCCCAATCCATCAGCCTGATGGAAAAGCCTTATTTATTGGTCAAAAGCACCAAAAATGCAACCCAGCAACAATCCTTGTTTGATCCGCGCAGTAAAGCGATCATTTCACCTTTGCCTGAATCTATGGTCAAAAATATTGTTCAATCACAATTGGCACAAGATTCAAACATCACTTCAATACAGTTATTAACCGAGCTGCCCGGTGAAGTCCGAGGGCGTCCTGCACCTATTTGGCAGGTTCAATTAGACGATGAAGACAACAGTCGGATTTATGTGTCACCTGTATCAGGGCAAATATTGGCCAAACGCACAGATACTTGGCGTTTGTTCGATTTTATGTGGATGTTACATATCATGGATTATGATGAGCGCAGTGATTTTAATCATCCGCTGCTCATCATATCCACATTGTTGGCTTTGTTTGTTGCCATTTCTGGTATTTGGCTGCTGTTTTACACCATCAAACTAAGGAAAAAGAAAACG
Proteins encoded:
- a CDS encoding DUF58 domain-containing protein; translation: MSQNAKKEATKGQNPAIDVMAKTMVNTRHHARQLGMARMKKASSAISGLHDSRFRGRGMDYLESRIYQAGDDIRNMDWRVTARTGDAHTKLFQEERERPTYVILDSNASMFFGTKSKFKMVLASEIAAFFGWSSIQNGDRIGVLTYGIHGTHIVKATPGKRGMMAMMSHVLKTSVRIPKVENKAEQQENLDQALKQMRTVIRPGSLVFIVSDFLNLGEEAKRQLLQLRKHNDVLAVKVADPFEVESPLAARYGIQTQSRQQSDRHMKVRIMDTRKDATLERLNTQQQNHIEDLKTQIIKAGVPIIPVQTNDLWVNKLRNGLSNPSLAFNHWLGKQS
- a CDS encoding AAA family ATPase, encoding MEQSTEQLTQAFQNIRQAIGTQILGQQKLVDRLLMALLSHGHLLVEGAPGLAKTTAIKVLSECIDGNFHRIQFTPDLLPADLTGTDVYHAQSATFEFQKGPLFHNLVLADEVNRAPAKVQSALLEAMGEQQITVGKTTYNLPELFLVMATQNPIEQEGTYPLPEAQLDRFLMHVTIDYPEADTELDILKLAQRKDLAEMSDKVKHEELLTQEQIFAAQKHILNLFVAENLEKYLVELILATRNPGKYDAQLAEQIDFGGSPRATIALDRCARAHAFLEGRDHMLPEDIHAVIHDVLRHRIILSFEAEAEGHTADEVIDQLLAIVPLP
- a CDS encoding PepSY domain-containing protein; this translates as MNLFLMLGIMKPSHLLRKIHKWIGLIIGIQILLWFVSGLVMTWFDIDTVHGDHLLKEQKHAQLANLSQSLSEYPDKDETILYAQSISLMEKPYLLVKSTKNATQQQSLFDPRSKAIISPLPESMVKNIVQSQLAQDSNITSIQLLTELPGEVRGRPAPIWQVQLDDEDNSRIYVSPVSGQILAKRTDTWRLFDFMWMLHIMDYDERSDFNHPLLIISTLLALFVAISGIWLLFYTIKLRKKKTTQ